The following are encoded in a window of Actinomycetota bacterium genomic DNA:
- a CDS encoding 5'-3' exonuclease H3TH domain-containing protein, giving the protein MPPIPADTPQLFVLDEPAAEGAAVREARPRQGPEGRRRQGRGPRRPVPVLLAVDGNGLAHRAFHAVGGAEGPPGEARQRVLAMLARIGAATRPSACVVGFDDPIRSLRRDRHPGYKSARPPKDDALVDLLGELPGLLSELGICVVVPAGLEADDVLGSAAALARRRGVAAALATGDQDAFALVAPTVQVFYLVTGGRMEQVSPSWLRARYGVGPAAYPALAALRGDASDCLPGVKGIGAVTAARLLDAYGTVEAALDDPAGVARLLGAWVAEALVTQRATYELNRELMAIRDDVPLEVATCTRRLDARTVAAVLTDHGAADLTGRFLGSFAQLGRAAWRRSAEA; this is encoded by the coding sequence ATGCCTCCCATACCCGCCGACACCCCGCAGCTGTTCGTGCTCGACGAGCCGGCGGCCGAGGGGGCGGCCGTCCGGGAGGCGCGGCCGCGTCAGGGTCCCGAGGGGCGGCGGCGCCAGGGCCGCGGGCCGCGGCGGCCGGTCCCGGTGCTGCTGGCCGTCGACGGCAACGGGCTGGCCCACCGGGCCTTCCACGCCGTCGGCGGGGCCGAGGGGCCGCCGGGGGAGGCGCGCCAGCGGGTCCTGGCCATGCTGGCCCGCATCGGGGCGGCGACCCGTCCCAGCGCCTGCGTGGTCGGCTTCGACGACCCGATCCGCTCGCTGCGGCGCGACCGCCATCCCGGCTACAAGTCGGCCCGCCCGCCCAAGGACGACGCCCTGGTCGACCTGCTCGGCGAGCTGCCCGGGCTGCTGTCGGAGCTCGGCATCTGCGTGGTCGTCCCGGCGGGGCTGGAGGCCGACGACGTGCTCGGCTCGGCCGCCGCCCTGGCCCGGCGGCGCGGAGTGGCGGCCGCCCTGGCCACCGGCGACCAGGACGCGTTCGCGCTCGTCGCCCCCACCGTCCAGGTCTTCTACCTGGTCACGGGCGGGCGCATGGAGCAGGTCTCGCCGAGCTGGCTGCGGGCCCGCTACGGCGTCGGCCCGGCCGCCTACCCGGCGTTGGCGGCCCTGCGGGGCGACGCCAGCGACTGCCTCCCCGGGGTCAAGGGCATCGGCGCCGTCACCGCCGCCCGGCTGCTGGACGCCTACGGCACCGTCGAGGCGGCCCTCGACGACCCGGCCGGGGTGGCCCGGCTGCTCGGCGCCTGGGTCGCCGAGGCCCTGGTCACCCAGCGGGCCACCTACGAGCTCAACCGCGAGCTGATGGCCATCCGCGACGACGTCCCCCTCGAGGTCGCCACCTGCACCCGCCGCCTCGACGCCCGCACCGTCGCCGCCGTCCTCACCGACCACGGCGCCGCCGACCTCACCGGCCGCTTCCTCGGGTCGTTCGCCCAGCTGGGGCGGGCCGCCTGGCGCCGTTCGGCGGAGGCCTAG
- a CDS encoding TetR/AcrR family transcriptional regulator translates to MIGSVKVEPGRRRRRRREDSEQEILEAAERLLRERPFRELTVDDLMAATSQSRTAFYRHFTDRQDLLVHLIRDLNEELWEMSAGWLRGRGDPLAEGRESLERLADVYAAHGPLLRAIAEAASHDADVEAVYRGLVQGFVDATAARIRRDVAAGRTSLAHPDHVAAALVWMTERHLAATFGRVGATDADRSAALETLFTIWMRTLYSPDPQT, encoded by the coding sequence ATGATTGGCAGCGTCAAGGTGGAGCCGGGCCGGCGGCGCCGGCGGCGGCGGGAGGACTCCGAGCAGGAGATCCTGGAGGCGGCCGAGCGGCTGCTGCGCGAGCGGCCGTTCCGCGAGCTGACCGTCGACGACCTGATGGCCGCCACCAGCCAGTCCCGCACCGCCTTCTACCGCCACTTCACCGACCGCCAGGACCTGCTCGTCCATCTCATCCGCGACCTCAACGAGGAGCTGTGGGAGATGAGCGCCGGCTGGCTCCGGGGCCGCGGCGACCCGCTGGCCGAGGGCCGCGAGTCGCTGGAGCGCCTGGCCGACGTGTACGCCGCCCACGGTCCCCTGCTGCGGGCCATCGCCGAGGCGGCCAGCCACGACGCCGACGTCGAGGCCGTCTACCGCGGCCTGGTCCAGGGGTTCGTGGACGCCACCGCGGCCCGCATCCGCCGCGACGTCGCCGCCGGTCGGACCAGCCTGGCCCATCCCGACCACGTGGCCGCCGCCCTGGTCTGGATGACCGAGCGCCACCTGGCCGCCACCTTCGGCCGGGTCGGGGCGACCGACGCCGACCGCTCGGCCGCGCTGGAGACGCTGTTCACCATCTGGATGCGGACGCTGTACAGCCCGGATCCCCAAACGTAG
- a CDS encoding zinc-binding dehydrogenase → MRAVTISDGRLVVAERPDPEPGRGELLVRVAAAGLNGADLQQARGRYPAPPGSPADIPGLELAGEVAAIGPDVFRFIAGDRVMAVVGGGGQAELAVIHERVAIPVPDGLGWPEAGGFPEVVTTAHDALFTQCGLGLGDRLLVHGAAGGVGTAAVQLAAAAGAEVVASVRNPGHHQAVADLGAAVVAEPAQAFGHGPFDVILELVGAPNVPGDVDALATGGRLMVIGFGAGATAEIDLRKLWARQARVLASNLRLRPLELKADAARRVEHQTLPLVAGGRLRIPVAATFPLDAAQEAYDRFAAGGKLGKLVLVT, encoded by the coding sequence ATGCGGGCGGTCACGATCTCCGACGGGCGGCTGGTGGTGGCCGAGCGCCCCGACCCGGAGCCGGGCCGGGGCGAGCTGCTGGTCCGGGTCGCGGCCGCCGGGCTCAACGGCGCCGACCTGCAGCAGGCCAGGGGCCGCTACCCGGCCCCGCCGGGCAGCCCGGCCGACATCCCCGGGTTGGAGCTGGCCGGCGAGGTTGCCGCGATCGGGCCCGACGTCTTCCGCTTCATCGCCGGCGACCGGGTGATGGCGGTGGTCGGCGGGGGCGGCCAGGCCGAGCTGGCCGTGATCCACGAGCGGGTGGCCATCCCCGTCCCCGACGGGCTCGGCTGGCCCGAGGCCGGCGGCTTCCCCGAGGTCGTCACCACCGCCCACGACGCCCTCTTCACCCAGTGCGGCCTCGGCCTCGGCGACCGGCTGCTGGTCCACGGCGCCGCCGGCGGGGTCGGCACGGCCGCCGTCCAGCTGGCCGCGGCCGCCGGGGCCGAGGTGGTGGCCAGCGTCCGCAACCCCGGCCACCACCAGGCCGTGGCCGACCTCGGCGCCGCCGTGGTCGCCGAGCCCGCCCAGGCGTTCGGCCACGGCCCCTTCGACGTCATCCTGGAGCTGGTCGGCGCCCCCAACGTCCCCGGCGACGTGGACGCGCTGGCCACCGGCGGCCGCCTCATGGTCATCGGGTTCGGCGCCGGCGCCACCGCCGAGATCGACCTGCGCAAGCTGTGGGCCCGCCAGGCCCGCGTGCTCGCCTCCAACCTGCGCTTGCGCCCGCTGGAGCTGAAGGCCGACGCCGCTCGCCGGGTCGAGCACCAGACCCTGCCGCTGGTCGCCGGCGGCCGGCTGCGCATCCCGGTGGCCGCCACCTTCCCCCTGGACGCCGCCCAGGAGGCCTACGACCGCTTCGCCGCCGGCGGCAAGCTGGGCAAGCTGGTCCTGGTCACCTGA
- a CDS encoding LuxR C-terminal-related transcriptional regulator, with translation MDDLEDRADVAWWRGDVDEASALLERAYRNHLDDGRPRPAAMAAIRSAVNAFLRGDGVVGSGWLGRAQRLLRDEPEQVEHGYLLYFELEGTLAGGDQAAVVATAGRVRDIGRRHADPNLVAAGDLFEGRALVRQGRVAEGMALLDEAMLAVLSGELRPEYAGNVYCHLMAAFHELADVRRAAEWTEATSRWLAGLPAAVLFTGICRVHRSQVMARRGAWAQAEQEAALVCLELADLHVAGAAEGHYQLGELHRLRGDLAGAEAAYRRAHGLGRDPQPGLALLRLAQGRASTAAASIRAALTAVTSDRLARAQLCAAQVEIALAAGDAGTAARACDELTRTASTYGSSGLEAAALQARGALLLAEGRAEAALPTLRAACRRWRELDAPYDAARVRLLLVVAYRALDDGDAAARELDAAAAVFDQLGATLDAARVAALRGRPALPGGLSAREAEVLALVAAGRTNREIAATLVLSPKTVARHLSNIFAKLGVSSRTQAAAFAYEHGLATPERG, from the coding sequence GTGGACGACCTGGAGGACCGGGCCGACGTCGCCTGGTGGCGGGGCGACGTCGACGAGGCGTCGGCCCTGCTCGAGCGGGCCTACCGCAACCACCTGGACGACGGCCGTCCCCGGCCGGCGGCCATGGCCGCCATCAGGAGCGCCGTCAACGCCTTCCTGCGCGGCGACGGCGTGGTCGGGTCGGGCTGGCTGGGCCGGGCCCAGCGGCTGCTCCGCGACGAGCCGGAGCAGGTGGAGCACGGCTATCTCCTCTACTTCGAGCTGGAGGGCACCCTCGCCGGCGGCGACCAGGCCGCGGTCGTGGCCACGGCCGGGCGGGTCCGCGACATCGGCCGCCGCCACGCCGACCCCAACCTGGTCGCCGCCGGCGACCTGTTCGAGGGTCGGGCGCTGGTCAGACAGGGCCGGGTGGCCGAGGGCATGGCCCTGCTCGACGAGGCCATGCTGGCCGTGCTCTCGGGCGAGCTGCGCCCGGAGTACGCCGGCAACGTCTACTGCCACCTGATGGCCGCCTTCCACGAGCTGGCCGACGTCCGCCGGGCGGCCGAGTGGACGGAGGCGACCAGCCGCTGGCTCGCCGGCCTGCCGGCGGCCGTGCTGTTCACCGGCATCTGCCGGGTCCACCGCTCCCAGGTCATGGCCCGCCGGGGCGCCTGGGCCCAGGCCGAGCAGGAGGCGGCCCTGGTCTGCCTTGAGCTGGCCGACCTGCATGTCGCCGGCGCGGCCGAGGGCCACTACCAGCTCGGGGAGCTCCACCGGCTCCGGGGCGATCTGGCCGGGGCGGAGGCGGCCTACCGTCGCGCCCACGGGCTCGGCCGCGACCCCCAGCCCGGCCTGGCCCTGCTGCGGCTCGCCCAGGGCCGGGCCTCGACGGCGGCGGCGTCGATCCGGGCCGCCCTGACCGCCGTCACCTCCGACCGGCTGGCCCGGGCCCAGCTCTGCGCCGCCCAGGTCGAGATCGCCCTGGCCGCCGGCGATGCCGGCACGGCCGCGCGGGCCTGCGACGAGCTGACCAGGACCGCCTCCACCTACGGCAGCTCGGGCCTGGAGGCGGCGGCGCTGCAGGCCAGGGGCGCCCTGCTGCTGGCCGAGGGGCGGGCCGAGGCGGCCCTGCCGACCCTGCGGGCGGCCTGCAGGCGCTGGCGGGAGCTGGACGCCCCCTACGACGCCGCCCGGGTCCGGCTGCTGCTCGTCGTGGCCTACCGGGCGCTGGACGACGGCGACGCGGCCGCCCGGGAGCTGGACGCCGCCGCGGCCGTCTTCGACCAGCTGGGGGCGACCCTGGACGCCGCCCGGGTGGCGGCCCTGCGCGGGCGGCCGGCGCTGCCGGGTGGCCTGTCGGCGCGCGAGGCGGAGGTCCTGGCCCTGGTCGCCGCCGGCCGGACCAACCGGGAGATCGCCGCGACGCTGGTGCTCAGCCCCAAGACCGTGGCCAGGCACCTGTCGAACATCTTCGCCAAGCTCGGCGTGAGCTCGCGGACCCAGGCGGCCGCCTTCGCCTACGAGCACGGCCTGGCGACCCCGGAACGTGGGTGA